The sequence below is a genomic window from Streptomyces sp. NBC_00289.
CCTGTACGACTTGGAGGACGGCACTGCCAGACTCGGCTACCGGGTCGCGGAGCAGGTCGCCGGCCGCGGAGTGGCGACCGCGAACGTCCGGGAGCTGTGCCGGATGGCGGCAGCGATGCACGGCCTGCGCACACTGCGGGCGGCCACCTCCCACGACAACGCCGCGTCCCAGAAAGTCTTGGCCAAGGCCGGGTTCGTCCCGGTTGGCCCTGCCACCCCGGCCGATCTCGGCGGCAAGTCAGGCACTTGGTACCAGCGCGACCTCCAGCCATAGACCGTGATCTTGCTCGTCGGTTGGCTGCGGGAAGGCTGCGGGCACCGCTGATCATCGGGGTGTGGAGACTGAGGATCTTGCGGTGGCCGCAGGTCACCGCGTAGACCCTGCTCGCCGGCAGGAAGCCAGCTGGTCGCAGGTCGCCGTCGAACGATCCTCTTCCGTCGGCTGCGGTCCTGACCCTGCCGAGCCGGCCTCAGGTCAGAGCACGGCCACACTTGCGGGACAGCGTTTCGCCAGAAGCGCGAGGGGGAGACAGCGGCGTCGACGAGAGTACCGACCGCTGGGGGCTCGCGGGTGGAGCTGTCACTGGTGGCTGCGATGATCGCCTCGGCCGGCGTGAGCACGCTGGCATCGCGACTCTGGGGTGGTTTCGAATGCATACGTGGCAGGAGCTTTCCGCGCTGGTGGAGGAGCGGCTGAAGGCGGCGTCGTCCGGCGAGCGTGGTGTGTTCGCCGCCGGTGTCGCGGAGCGCCTGATGAGTTGGCACCAAGCACTGCCCGAGGACGAGCAGGCGCCGTTTACCGTGAGTCTGCGGCCGCTGCTGAATTCCGTGTGGGAGGGAGTCCTCGGCGACTCGACGGCCTTCTCGGCTGTTAAGCGCGGTGTCGGCGAGTACATGCTCAGCGAGTACTGCCACAACGACGGCCAGGACGGGCCGGATGACGCGGACGAGTCAGCTGCAGCGGCGACGTTGTACGCCGCACATGCCTACCTGTTCGGCTGCCAGGAATTTGCCGCTTGGACCAGCAACCGGGCGGTTGAGGCGATCGACCAGCACCTTGAGTACCTGGCCGACCAGGTAGAAGACGACGAACTCTCCGTCGACACGGGCGAGGCACTCGCCTGCGAGCTCCAGCGGCAACTACGGGATTTGGACCTCATCGCACGCTACTCAAAGGATCTTCGCCGGGCCGGCTCGGGACTGCCCATCGACACGTCCATACGGCTGCGAGTCGAGCTACGCGCTCCTCTGTCCAGCCGGGAGTGATCTTCCCAGAGCATTCGTGCGTGCCATGCGGTTCGGGGGGTGGGTGCGGGCGAAGCGCTGGCAGTTCTCCTACGGGGGTTGACGGCGTGGCATCTGCTGCGGTCTGTCGCGCGTATCAGGCCCGGTGAGAGCGTGGTGGTCCATGCCGCCGCGGGCGGGACGGGCAGTCTCGTCGTCCGACTGGCCCAGGAGTCCGGGGCAGGACGGATCATCGCCACGGCGTCTCCGACGAGAAGCGTGCCTTTGCTCTCGAGCTCGGCGCGGACGCGGGGATCGACGGCGACGCGGAAGGCTATCGAGAGCGGGTTTTTGCCGCCGATCACGGACACCCGGTCGGCATCGTCCTGGACGCCATCGGCGGCGCCGTCCTCGACGCCGCCCTGACCACTCGGGCACCTCGGCCGACTGGTGACCTACGGCGCCTCGTCCCGGCAGGCAGCCTCCGTGATTGCGCCGAGCCGACTGGCGGTGGACAGCATCACCGTCGCCGGCTTCTGGGTCATCCCGCTCATCGCCAGGAACGGCGCCGGCGGTGCGGAGCTGGCGGAGCTGCTCGACCTCACGGCGCGGCGTCGCCTGCGGCCCCAGGTCGGCGCGGAGTACGACCTGGCGCGGGCCCGCGACGCGCACGAGGACCTGCTCGGCCGCCGTACGAAGGGCAAGCTGGTCCTCCGCCCTTGACGACGAACGCCTGTCTTGCCACCGGGCGGGCCCCACTGTCGGCCCGTGCCGTCACCCGCTGGCTTCTCACCCACCCCGATGCCTTGCAGCACTACTGATTCCCAATGGAGTTGTCGACCAGTGTCGGTTCAGGCTGTGGGGGTTTCAGAGGAGGGCGATGGCGGGCGCCGGTGCGGTGGTCTCGAAGGTGCGACCG
It includes:
- a CDS encoding GNAT family N-acetyltransferase, producing the protein MPELKRLHAGHAPAVLAFELANRSYFAVSISDRGDDFFDQFADRYNAALAELEAGICAFYVLVAEDGSVLGRFNLYDLEDGTARLGYRVAEQVAGRGVATANVRELCRMAAAMHGLRTLRAATSHDNAASQKVLAKAGFVPVGPATPADLGGKSGTWYQRDLQP
- a CDS encoding zinc-binding dehydrogenase; protein product: MTYGASSRQAASVIAPSRLAVDSITVAGFWVIPLIARNGAGGAELAELLDLTARRRLRPQVGAEYDLARARDAHEDLLGRRTKGKLVLRP